The sequence below is a genomic window from bacterium.
CTCTGCGTCGCCGGCGCCGCGGCGACGGTCCCGGTTATCGCACGCCTGCGTGAGTTCGCGCGGGTGCGCGGAATGCCGGTGGTCTACACGCAGGATTGGCACAGCGACGACGACCCGGAGTTCGCCGTCTGGGGCCGGCATGCGGTCGGCGGCACGTGGGGGGCCGAGATCGTCCCCCGGCTCGCACCGGGGCCGCACGACGTCTTGGTCCGCAAGCTGCGGTACGACGCGTTCTATGATACACCGCTCGAGCATGAACTGCGGCGCAGGAAGGTCGAGACGCTGGTGATCACGGGCACCGTCAGCAACATCTGCGTCCTGCACACGGCCGGCAGCGCCGCGCTCCGGTGGTTTCACGTGATCGTCCCGGTTGACGCGATCTCCGCGCTGACCGAGTTCGATCAGCGCGCGGCCCTGCGCCAAATCGCGTTTCTCTACCGCGGCACGCTCACGCGAGGCGACGGCATTTCGGCGGGGGCGGCGTAGATGGCGGGTGGAAAGACGGTCGCGCCGCACCGGACTCCGCCGCACCGAGTTCCGCCCCGCGGCCGCCGCGGACATCGCAGGAACTGGGTGCCGGTCGCGGCCTACGTGCTGTTCGTCCTTCTCGCCGGCGGCGGACTGTTCGCCTGGGACCGGGCGTACGAGGCGCGGCAGCGCGCGCTGGTCGCGCCCGCGTCCCCGTCGCAGCTGGTCCGCAACATGATCGACAGCATCGTCGGGGCCGGGGCGGTCACCGACGTCAAGATCGACGACAAGACCGGCACTCTCGACGTCACGGTCAAGGACGTGCTGGTCAAGCCCGGGCAGCCGCTCGACGAAGAGAAGAAGAACCTCTCGACCGAGGGGTCCCTCGCGATCCAGTTCGTGCAGAGCCGCCTGCGCTACAAGACGATGACGGTGCACCTGGTGCGCGACAAGGACGGCGCGCCGCTGGCCACGGTGACCTCGAGCGGCCAGGGCGCCCCCAGGACGGAGTACGCCCCCGGCCTGAAATAGCGCGACGCCCTAGGGCCGTTTTCGGATCATTCGAAGCGGGCGACGACGGGCGCATGGTCGCTGCTTCCGACTTCCCGTTGGACGATGCAGGTGGCCGCGCGCGCCGCCAATGCGTCGCTCACGACGACATAGTCGAGCCGCCACCCGATGTTCCGCTGCCGCAGATTCCGCCAGGGCGCCCACCACGTAAACAGGCCGTCGTTGGACGGATCGACCGCACGTCCGAGGTCGACCAGGCCGCGGCTGAGAATCCGCTCGATCAGCGCGCGTTCCTCGGGCAGCTGTCCGATCGCGCCCGGCTTGCGCTCCTTCGGATGGACATCGATGTCGGCCCGCGCAACGTTCATGTCTCCGCACAGGACAAGTCGCCGCGCCGGCCGGCCCGCCCCGGCCTGGAATGAGGCGGCGTATTCGTCGAGCGCTTCCAGAAACTGCATTTTCGCCGCGAGATCTCGCCCGCCGTTGGGCACGTAGACGGACGCGACGGTGATGCCGGCGATCTCCGCGACCACGATGCGATTCTCGCGGTCGAACGCGGGATGAGTGAACACCGGCCGTTCCGGCGCGATGTCCTTGCCGACGTGAAGCGCGACGCCTGAGTAGGCTGTGTCGCCGTGCCAGTAGCACCAGTAGCCGTCCATCTCGCGCAGAGGAGGCGGCACTTGGCCGGACGCGGCCTTGAGCTCCTGCAGACACGCGACGTCGGGCCGCTCGCGCTCGATCCATTGCCGGACCTCGGCCTGACGCGCCCGGATCCCATTGACGTTCCAGGTGGCGACCTTGAGAGCCGGCGCGGCCGGCGTGTTCGACACGCTGTTTCCCCCCTAGAATGCGAAGACCGCGCGCACCTCGGCATTCACCGGCATCGTTCCCGGCAGGACGGGCGTGGCCGGCGCCGCCTGCATCACGCCCACACCGATCCGCGGGCCGACGACCGCGCCCGCCTGCTCGATGCGGATCAGCCGGAGGCCGCGAACGCCCGCCGCGGCGGCGATGGCGTTCGCGGTAGCCTGCGCATTCTGCACCGCGATCCGGATCGCCTGGGCGCGGTACGCCGTGGCGTCGCGAAGGGTCCACTCGACGCTGTCCACGCCGTTCGCGCCCGCGCCGACCCCCGCGTCGATCACCTGTCCGACGCGGCTGATATCGTCGACCGTCACGACGACGCGGTTGACCGACTGATAGCCGATGATCGGCCCGGTCCCGCCGGAGTTGGGCGCGTGCTGCGGGTACAGCGACACGGTCGAGGTCCGAACCGCGGTCTGCGGGATGCCCGCGGCGTCGATTGCGCGCACCACCTGCGCCATCGCGGCCGCGCTCTGCTGCTGGGCTTCGCGCGCGGTCGGCCGCTGGACGATGACGGAGAGCGCCACCGTCGCCCTGTCGGGCGTCGCATCCACCGAGCCGTCGCCCGTGACCACGATGGCACGCTCGCGCGCGGCGGGCGGCCCGCCCGGCATCGGGCTTGGGACCGGGGTGGTTTGGCTGTAGGCGGCTCCCGCGCCGAGGGCGAGGAGCAACACGGTCGGAACGAGCCAGCGCAAGGTCGTGGTTTGCATCGCAGCCTCCGAAGGTGAAGCCTAACGATCCCGGTTCCGGTCGAGAGGAGCGGCGGTACGATGCCGCCCCGGCGTGGTAAACGCCGAGGGCACGCGCGCAGTTCCGGCCCGACGATGCGCACGCTCCGGTCGGCAAGTTGAGGGAAGGAACCCCGGACGATGGGCAGAACAAGACGGAGTTTTACGGCTCCGACGGAGGGTCGCATGTTCGCGCTCAACTTCTACTCCCCGCTGCTCGCCGCCGCGCTGCGCGATGGGACGAAGACGCTGACGGTGCGGTTGGGAGACAAGCGGCCGAAGTATCGGGAAGGCCAAATCGTCTGGGTGACCGTGGGGCAGAAGTACGGCACGCGGCAGAGAATCTTCACCGCGGTGATCGACCGCGTCGACACGAAGCTGCTCCGCGACATCACGCCCCGCGAGATCACCAAGGACAACCCGGCGGCCCGCGAGCACAACGACCTGATCGAGTTTCTCTCGACGATCTACAGCCGGCGCGTCGGCCTCGAGGATACGGTCACCGTCATTCATTTCTCCCGGATCGCCAACGCCAGGGAGGAATAACGCGCCCACTCCGCTGATCGAATGCGTGCCCAACGTCAGCGAGGGGCGGCGGGCCGGGGTGATCGCGGCGCTGGCGGAGGCGGCGCGCACGGTGCCGGGGGCCCGTCTGCTCGACGTCTCCTCGGATCCCGATCACAATCGCACCGTGCTGACCCTCGCCGGGGCGCCCGAGGCCGTCTACGAGGCGGCGCGCCGGGTCGCGGCCGCGTCGGTCGCGGGCATCGATCTCACCCGTCATGAAGGCGCGCATCCCCGGATCGGCGCAATCGACGTGGTGCCGTTTGTGCCGCTCCTCCGCGCGTCCATAGAGGACTGTGTCGGGCTGGCGCGCCGGTTCGCGTCGTACGCGGCCGAGTCGCTGGGGCTTCCGGCGTACCTGTACGCGGCCGCGGCGCGGCGGCCGGAATTCCGCGCCCTCGCGGCGATCCGCCGGGGCGGCTTCGAAGGGTTGCGGGCGGCGATCGCCACGCCGGAGCGGCGGCCGGACCTGGGACCGGCGCGCGTGCATCCAACGGCAGGGGCGGTGGCGGTCGGCGCGCGCGGGGTGCTGATCGCCATGAACGCCGACCTGGCCGGCGCCGACGCCACGATCGCGCGGGGGATCGCCCGCGCGGTGCGGGAATCCTCAGGCGGCCTGCCTGCCGTTCAGGCGATCGGACTCTGGCTGCCCCGGCGCGGCGTCGCACAGGTCTCCATGAATCTGCTCGACTACCGCCGCACCCCGCCGCTCGCGGCCTTCGACCGCGTGTGCGAGGAGGCGCGCCGGCGCGGCGCCGACGTCGAGGCCGGAGAGCTGATCGGCTGCGCGCCGCGCGAGGCGCTGCCGCCCGATCCGGTACCGGCGCTGCGCCTCCGGGATCTGCGCGAGGGACAGGTGCTGGATGCGGCGCGGCTGGCCGCGGAACTCGACGCGACCGGCGAGGGCGGACGGCCGTGACGGCGCCGGCGCCGATCCGCTGCGGCGGCGCGGTCCTGGAATTTGGCCGGCGAACCTACCTCGTCGGCATCGTCAACATGACGCCCGATTCCTTTGCCGGCGATGGGCTAGACGGCGACGCGGGGGCCGCCGAAGCGCTGGGCGAGCGGTGGAAGGAGGAGGGCGCCGATGTCATCGATGTGGGCGGGCAATCCACCCGTCCGAGCGCGGTGCGGGTCCCGGTCGACGAGGAGTTGCGGCGCACCATCCCGGCGGTCCGGCGTCTCGTACGCCTCGGGCTCCCTGTCAGCGTTGATACCTTCTCGGCGCGCGTCGCGGGCCAGGCGCTGGACGCGGGGGCGGCGATCGTCAACGACGTGACGGCCCTTACCGGCGACCCCGCGATGGCCGCCGTCGTCGCGCGCGCCGGGGCGCCCGTCGTCCTGATGGATGGGCGCAACCGGCGCGGCGCCGCGGATCTCGTGGCGGAGACGCGCGCGTATCTCGCGGAGCGGATCGCCGCGGCCGCGGCGGCCGGCATCGACCCGTCCCGCACCGTCGTCGATCCCGGATACGGCTTCGGCGTGACGCTGGCGCAGAACATGGAGATGCTCCGCCGCCTGCGCGAACTGCGGGCGCTCAGCCGGCCGGTGCTGATCGGGACCTCGCGCAAAGGGAGCATCGGCAGGGTGTTGAGCCTCCCGGTCTGCCAGTTGATGGAGGGCACGGCCGCCACGATCGTGATCGCCATCGCCAACGGCGCGGATCTCGTGCGCGTGCACGACGTGCGGGCGATGGCGCGGGTGGCCCGCATGACCGACGCCATCGTGCGGGGGCTGCCGTGAGCGACCGCATTCTGCTCACCGGCCTCGCTTTCTACGCCCACCACGGCGTCGGCGCGGAGGAGCAGGAGCGCGGCCAGGTATTCACGGTCGACGTCGCGGTGGAGGCGGACCTGCACCGCGCGGGCCACAGCGACGACCTCGCCGATACGCTCGACTACCGCGATTTGTACGCGCGCATCCGCGGCGCCATGACGGAGACGCGGTATCGCCTGTTGGAGGCGGCGGCCGAAGCGGTCGCCCACGCGCTGCTCGAGGTCGAGCGCGTGCAGGCCGTCACGGTGTGCGTTCGCAAGCCCCACGTCCGGCTGGGCGGGCCGCTCGAGAGCGCGGCTGTCGAAGTGACACGGCGGCGCCGCGCTCCGCTTTAAATGGTCCGCGCGTTTCTCGGCCTCGGCTCGAACATTGGTGACCGCGCCGGCTCCCTGCGAGAGGCGATCCGGCGCCTCGACGGTCCCGACCTCCGCGTCGTCGCGCGGTCGGCCGTCTACGAGACGGTGCCGTGGGGGCTGACGGGGCAGGCGACCTATCTCAACCAGGTGGTGGCCGTGGAGACGGCGCTCGCGCCGCACGCGCTGTTGGACCGCTGCCGCGCCGTCGAAGCGTCGCTGGGGCGGGTGCGGGGGGAGCGGTGGGGACCGCGGACCGTGGACGTGGATATTTTATTGTGGGGCGACGCGGCGGTCCGGGAGCCGGACCTGACCGTTCCGCACCGCGATCTGGCCCACCGGGCGTTTGTGCTTGTCCCGCTGGCCGAGGCGGCTCCGGGGCTGCGGCTTCCGGACGGCACCTCTGTCGAGGCTCTGCTCGCCGCATGCCCGGACCGGGACACGGTCTGGCCGTGGGACGAGGCGGGTGACGCCGGCGTGATCGGACACGAGATCCTGTGGTACGACTCGCTGCCCTCGACCAACGACGCCGTCCGCATGCTGGCGGAACAGGGCGCCGCGGAGGGCTCGGTGATCGTGGCGGAGGCGCAGACTGCCGGCCGGGGCCGGTTGGGGCGGCCCTGGACGTCGCCGGTCGGCGGCCTGTGGATGTCGATCATGCTGCGGCCGCACCTGCCGGCGGACCGAGTCCCGCTGATCGGTCTCGCCGCCGCCGTAGCGACGGCGGTGGCGATCGAAGAGACGACCGGGCTCCGGCCACGTCTGAAGTGGCCCAACGATGTGTTGGTCGGCGGGCGGAAGGTCGCGGGACTGCTCCTGGAGGCGGGACCGCTTCGGGCGGCCGGGCAGACTCCGGCGTGGCTCGCGCTCGGCATCGGCATCAACGTCAACGTGCCGTCCGCGGCGCTGCCCGACCGGCCCCGCTACCCGGCGGCCTCGCTTGCCGCGGTGTCCGGCGGCCCTGTGGCGCGAGGTCCGCTGCTGCGCGCCGTGCTGCGGCAGTTGGACCGCGCGTACCGGGAGATCCACACGCAGGGCGACGCCGGGACCCTGAGACGGTGGCGCGCGCTGTCCGACACGCTTGGGCGGGTCGTGCGCGTGGCAACGGCGTCGACGACGGTCGACGGCGTCGCCCGCGACATCGACGGCCTGGGGGCGCTTCTGATCCGGGCGCGCGACGGCGCCGAGCATCGCATCGTCGCCGGCGACGTCACCGACGAGGTCGAGGAGGGCGTGCGGTGAACCCGGCGGCGCGCCGCGCGATCACCGACGTGCCCGGCATCGCGGTGGGCCACGCGACGGACCCCGAGCATCTGACCGGATGCACCGTCGTGCTGTGCGAGGGGGGCGCCGTCGCGGGGGTGTCCGTGCTCGGCGGCGCGCCGGGCACGCGCGAAACCGACATCCTCCGTCCCGAGACGCTCGTCGGCCGCGTGCACGCGGTGGTGCTGACGGGCGGCAGCGCGTTCGGTCTCGCCGCGGCAGACGGTGTCACGCGCGTCCTCGGCGAGCGGGGCATCGGATTCAAGACACGCGCGGCGGCCGTGCCGATCGTGCCCGCGGCGGTGATCTTCGATCTCGGGATCGGCAGCGCGACGGTCCGGCCGGACGCCGCGATGGGAGCGGAAGCCTGCCGCGCCGCGAGGACAGGTCCGGTGGAGGAAGGGAACGTCGGCGCCGGCACCGGCGCGACCGTCGGCAATCTACTGGGCGCCGAGAGTCGGATGAAGTCGGGACTCGGCACGTGGAGCATCCGCCTCGGCAGCGGTGCCGCGGTCGGCGCCATCGTCGCCACCAATGCGTTCGGCGACGTCCTCGATCCTCGAACCGGCGCCATCCTGGCGGGCGCGCGCGATCCGAAGACGGGCGGCTTTCTCGACACCGCCGTCCGTCTGATCGAGCGTCCCGGGATCAGCCCAGGGCCGTTCGAGAACACGAGCATCGGCGTGGTCGCCACCGACGCAGCCCTCACCAAGGCGGAGTGTGCGCGCCTGGCGATTGTCGCCCACACCGGCCTTGCGCGCATGATTTCGCCGTCCCACACCTCGGTTGACGGTGACACGTTCTTTGTCCTCAGCACCGGGACGGCGCAGGCCGACCGGCTCGCGCTCGAGGCCGCCGTCGGCGTGGCGGTCAGAGAAGCGATCGCGCGGTCCGTCCGGCTCGCCAAGAGCGCCGGCGGCGCGCCGGGGCTCGCCGGATAACCGGCGGCGCGCTTTTCACGTTAGGATGAGGAGGGTCGTTCGCGTGGGTCGAACGGACGAGGGCAGATGAAGCGGGTCGTGAGCGTCAGCCTCGGCAGCAGCAAGCGGGATCACCGCGTGGAGACGGTGATCCTCGACGAGCCGTTTGTGATCGAACGGATCGGCACGGATGGCGACATGGCGCGCTTTGCGGCGCTGGTGCGCGAGCTCGACGGGCAGGTGGACGCGATCGGCATGGGCGGGATCGACCTCGACCTGCGCGCGGGCAACCGAAGGTACCGGATCCGCGACGCGGCGCGCCTCATTCGGGACATCCGGCGTACCCCCGTCGTGGACGGCGGCGGCATCAAGGCGTCGTGGGAGAAGCATCTCATTCTCGAGTACCTTCCGCAAACGGCGGGCATCTCGTTCGCGGGACGGCGTGTGCTCCTGGTGAGCAGCGTGGACCGCTACGGGATGGCCGAGGCCTTCACGCAGGCCGGCGCCGTCACGCTCTTCGGTGACTTCTACTTTGCGCTCGGCGTCCCGATTCCAATGCGGCGGCTGGTTACCGTGCGGATCCTGGCCGCCTGTCTCCTGCCCGTGATCACGCGGCTGCCGTTCCAGTGGCTGTACCCGACGGGGGAGAAGCAGGAGCGGGTCACGCCCAAGTATCCGAAGCTCTTCGAGTGGGCGGAGGTCGTCGCGGGGGACTTCCACTTTATCCGGCGCTACATGCCCGAGAACCTCTCCGGCAAAACGATCCTGACGCAGACGATCACCGTCGAAGACCGCGACCAGCTCACACGCCGGGGTGCTCGGCGCCTGATTACCGCGGCGCCGGAAATGGCGGGACGGTCGTTCGCCACCAACGTGCTCGAGGGGATCGTGGTCGCGCTCGCGGGCCGGCGGACGGACACCATGACGCCGCAGGAGATCATCGGCTGGCTGCAGCGCGCGGGCGTGCGCCCGCGGGTGGAGACGCTGACGCCCGATCCCCCTTCGGGGACCGGCCGGCGCGATGCGCCGGCCGCGTCCGGCGCGGGAGCCGCGTCGTGAGCGGCGCGCGGGGCCCGGGCGCGTTCAAGGCGGACGCGCCGGCGGCGGGGGCGGGCGGCCCCGGCCGGTTCGCGTTCGTCATCCACCCGCTGTACGTGCAGCAGTACGCGCAGAAGTTCCCGTTCACGCGGTTCCTCCCGCCGCGGCTCGTCGAGCGGGCCTTTCGCGCGGTGCCGCCGTTCGAGGCGTCCCGCATCACGGGGATCGAATCGCCGGCGGGCGCCCGCGCCGAGGGCTGGTTCATCGCGCTGCCCTGGACGCCGCGCGTCGTGCTTGAGGCGCCGGTGGATCTCCTCTACCGGCGGCTAATCCAGGCCGGCCGGATCGCCGAACGGCTCGGCGCCGGCATCCTCGGCCTCGGCGCGTTTACGAAGATCGTGGGCGACCGCGGCGTGACCGTCGCGCGTGAACTCGCGATCGGCGTTACCACTGGCAACAGCCTGACGGCCGCGACGGCGGTCGAAGGGGCGCTCGCCGCCGCGTCGCGGATGGACATCGACCCCGCGCGCGCCCGCGTGGCGGTGCTCGGCGCCACGGGGTCGATCGGCGCGGTGTGCTGCCGGCTGCTGGCGCCCCGGGTGGCGGGGCTCGTTCTGTGCGCCCGGAACTCGGGGAAGCTGGAGGTCCTCGCCGCACGGCTCCGCGGGGAGGGCTCCGCCGACGTCGCCATCACCCCGGACGTGCGAGAGGCCGTCGGCGCCGCCGACATCGTGCTCACGGTCACCTCGGCCACGGACGTGCTGGTCGAGCCCGAGGACCTGCGCCCCGGCGCCGTGGTCTGCGACGTGGCCCGCCCGCGGAACGTGTCGCGCCTCGTGTACGAGCGGCGGCACGACGTGCTCGTCATCGACGGCGGTGTGATCGAGGTGCCGGGGCCCGTCGACTTCGGCCTGGACTTCGGCTTTCCGCGCGGGACGTGCGAGGCGTGCATGGCGGAGACGATGCTGCTCGCGCTCGAGCACCGTTACGAGGACTACACGCTCGGGGGCGATCTCGATCTCGACCGCGTCCGGGAGATCCACGCGCTGATGCACCGGCACGGCTTCCGGCTGTCCGGGCTGCGGCGCTTCGAGCGCCGCATCGCCGACGAGGAAGTCGACGCGATCCGGCGCGCGGCGAAGAGCGCGGCGCCGCGGTCGCCCGCCCGACTTTGACATTGCCGGAGGTCTTGGGTATACTCATGCGCGAGGTCGAGACTGAGGGACCATCCCTCGGTCTCCTGTTATTGTCGGCAGAATGCGATCAAGCGGGTGAGCTGAGCCGCATGGATGAGAAGGAAACGATCCTAACGCCCGAAGGTCTGCGCAAGCTGGAAGAGGAGCTCGAATTCCTCAAAACCGTCAAGCGCAAGGAAGTCGCCGAGCGGATCAAGCAGGCGAAAGAGTTCGGAGACCTCTCGGAAAACTCCGAGTACGAGGACGCAAAGAACGACCAGGCCTTCACCGAGGGTCGCATCCTGACCCTCGAAGGCATGTTGCGGAATGCCAAGGTGATCAACAATCACGACGTCCGCTCGGACGTTGTCTCTATCGGCAGCACGCTCAAGCTCCAGGACGAGTCCGGCGAGGAGTGGACGTTTACCATCGTCGGCTCGCCCGAGGCCGATCCGGCACACGACAAGATCAGCAACGAGTCGCCGGTCGGACGTGCCCTGCTCGGCAAACGAAAGGGCGAGACCGTGACCGTCCAGGCGCCCGCCGGACAGGTCAAGTACACGATCAAAGGCATCAGGCGCTAGGCCGGCCCCCGGGCTTTCCCCAGTCCCGGCCGTCCCGCCCGGGCCCGCCGTTGCGGGCCGCCCCCGTGACAATTCTCCTCCCCGTGGTCCGACCACAGGTGTCTGCGCTTCGAGACAGCGGGGAAAAACGTCAAAGCAGGGCAGATGTGCGCGACGCCTCGGCGGCGCAGACACGAACAAGCGGCAGGAGTCGGAAGCCAGGCGAAGAAGCAGGAGCGAAAGCAGCGGCTCTCCGGATCGTGATCGTCTTCTAATGTCAGGAATCTTCCGGGGATTCGCAGCGTACCAGTTGACGAGGGGATACGGGAGGGGGGAGAACCTTCCCAGACTCTGCCGGCCTGCCGGGGTTCAGCGGGACCCGAGCCCCTGGTGAGAACAGCGGAACCACAGGGATCGTAATAGCGAGAGAACAACGATGCACACGACGCAGCACGCGGCGCACGTGAGGGTTAGGCAGAGAGGGGGTCAACCGCAGGATGTTTGAACGGTTTACGGAGCGCGCACGCCGCGTCATCATCCTGGCGCAGGAAGAGGCCAAGCGGCTCAATCACAGCGCGGTTGGCACCGAGCACATCCTCCTCGGCATCATCCGCGAGGGCGAAGGCGTAGCCAGCAAGGTTCTCGAGTCGCTCAACATCAACCCCGAGCGCGTCCGCGCCGAGATCGAGAGCGCGATCGGCCGCGGCGAGCGCACGCCGTACGAGGAAGTCGCGTTTACCCCGCGGGCCAAGAAGGTCCTCGAGCTGGCGTTGGACGAGGCGCGCCGGCTCGGCCACAACTACATCGGTACGGAGCACCTGCTCCTCGGGTTGATCCGTGAGGGCGAAGGCGTCGCCGCGCGCGTGCTCGAGGCGATGGGGGCCGACCTCGAGCGGGTCCGCTCCCAGGTCGTGTACCTGCTCGGCGAGGAAGGGACTGCCTCCTACACCAAGCAGGCCAGCAAGACCCCGACCCTCGACGAATTCGGCCGCGATCTCACCAAACTCGCGCGCGAGAACAAGCTCGACCCGGTGATCGGTCGGGAGCGCGAGATCGAGCGCGTGATTCAGGTTCTCTCGCGGCGGACCAAGAACAACCCGGCGCTCATCGGCGAGCCGGGCGTCGGCAAGACGGCCATCACCGAGGGCTTGGCCCAGCGGATCGTGCGCGGGGACGTGCCGGAGGTGCTGCGGACCAAGCGCGTCGTGCAGCTCGACCTCGCCGCCCTCGTCGCGGGCACCAAGTACCGCGGCGAGTTCGAAGAGCGGATGAAAAAGGTCATGGAAGAGATCCGCAAGGCGCAGGGCGAGGTCATCCTCTTCGTCGACGAGCTCCACACCCTCGTCGGCGCCGGCGCGGCCGAAGGCGCGATCGACGCCAGCAACATTCTCAAGCCGTCGCTGTCGCGGGGCGAGCTGCAGTGCATCGGCGCGACGACCCTCGACGAGTATCGCAAGTACGTCGAGCGCGACGCCGCCCTC
It includes:
- a CDS encoding isochorismatase family cysteine hydrolase is translated as MTETPRIEIPEPEVESRVDVAPDTAALVIVDMQNDFVDPAGALCVAGAAATVPVIARLREFARVRGMPVVYTQDWHSDDDPEFAVWGRHAVGGTWGAEIVPRLAPGPHDVLVRKLRYDAFYDTPLEHELRRRKVETLVITGTVSNICVLHTAGSAALRWFHVIVPVDAISALTEFDQRAALRQIAFLYRGTLTRGDGISAGAA
- a CDS encoding exodeoxyribonuclease III, which gives rise to MSNTPAAPALKVATWNVNGIRARQAEVRQWIERERPDVACLQELKAASGQVPPPLREMDGYWCYWHGDTAYSGVALHVGKDIAPERPVFTHPAFDRENRIVVAEIAGITVASVYVPNGGRDLAAKMQFLEALDEYAASFQAGAGRPARRLVLCGDMNVARADIDVHPKERKPGAIGQLPEERALIERILSRGLVDLGRAVDPSNDGLFTWWAPWRNLRQRNIGWRLDYVVVSDALAARAATCIVQREVGSSDHAPVVARFE
- a CDS encoding SIMPL domain-containing protein (The SIMPL domain is named for its presence in mouse protein SIMPL (signalling molecule that associates with mouse pelle-like kinase). Bacterial member BP26, from Brucella, was shown to assemble into a channel-like structure, while YggE from E. coli has been associated with resistance to oxidative stress.) is translated as MQTTTLRWLVPTVLLLALGAGAAYSQTTPVPSPMPGGPPAARERAIVVTGDGSVDATPDRATVALSVIVQRPTAREAQQQSAAAMAQVVRAIDAAGIPQTAVRTSTVSLYPQHAPNSGGTGPIIGYQSVNRVVVTVDDISRVGQVIDAGVGAGANGVDSVEWTLRDATAYRAQAIRIAVQNAQATANAIAAAAGVRGLRLIRIEQAGAVVGPRIGVGVMQAAPATPVLPGTMPVNAEVRAVFAF
- a CDS encoding ASCH domain-containing protein; this encodes MFALNFYSPLLAAALRDGTKTLTVRLGDKRPKYREGQIVWVTVGQKYGTRQRIFTAVIDRVDTKLLRDITPREITKDNPAAREHNDLIEFLSTIYSRRVGLEDTVTVIHFSRIANAREE
- the ftcD gene encoding glutamate formimidoyltransferase; protein product: MPNVSEGRRAGVIAALAEAARTVPGARLLDVSSDPDHNRTVLTLAGAPEAVYEAARRVAAASVAGIDLTRHEGAHPRIGAIDVVPFVPLLRASIEDCVGLARRFASYAAESLGLPAYLYAAAARRPEFRALAAIRRGGFEGLRAAIATPERRPDLGPARVHPTAGAVAVGARGVLIAMNADLAGADATIARGIARAVRESSGGLPAVQAIGLWLPRRGVAQVSMNLLDYRRTPPLAAFDRVCEEARRRGADVEAGELIGCAPREALPPDPVPALRLRDLREGQVLDAARLAAELDATGEGGRP
- the folP gene encoding dihydropteroate synthase; the encoded protein is MTAPAPIRCGGAVLEFGRRTYLVGIVNMTPDSFAGDGLDGDAGAAEALGERWKEEGADVIDVGGQSTRPSAVRVPVDEELRRTIPAVRRLVRLGLPVSVDTFSARVAGQALDAGAAIVNDVTALTGDPAMAAVVARAGAPVVLMDGRNRRGAADLVAETRAYLAERIAAAAAAGIDPSRTVVDPGYGFGVTLAQNMEMLRRLRELRALSRPVLIGTSRKGSIGRVLSLPVCQLMEGTAATIVIAIANGADLVRVHDVRAMARVARMTDAIVRGLP
- the folB gene encoding dihydroneopterin aldolase, whose translation is MSDRILLTGLAFYAHHGVGAEEQERGQVFTVDVAVEADLHRAGHSDDLADTLDYRDLYARIRGAMTETRYRLLEAAAEAVAHALLEVERVQAVTVCVRKPHVRLGGPLESAAVEVTRRRRAPL
- a CDS encoding biotin--[acetyl-CoA-carboxylase] ligase; translated protein: MVRAFLGLGSNIGDRAGSLREAIRRLDGPDLRVVARSAVYETVPWGLTGQATYLNQVVAVETALAPHALLDRCRAVEASLGRVRGERWGPRTVDVDILLWGDAAVREPDLTVPHRDLAHRAFVLVPLAEAAPGLRLPDGTSVEALLAACPDRDTVWPWDEAGDAGVIGHEILWYDSLPSTNDAVRMLAEQGAAEGSVIVAEAQTAGRGRLGRPWTSPVGGLWMSIMLRPHLPADRVPLIGLAAAVATAVAIEETTGLRPRLKWPNDVLVGGRKVAGLLLEAGPLRAAGQTPAWLALGIGINVNVPSAALPDRPRYPAASLAAVSGGPVARGPLLRAVLRQLDRAYREIHTQGDAGTLRRWRALSDTLGRVVRVATASTTVDGVARDIDGLGALLIRARDGAEHRIVAGDVTDEVEEGVR
- a CDS encoding P1 family peptidase, with product MNPAARRAITDVPGIAVGHATDPEHLTGCTVVLCEGGAVAGVSVLGGAPGTRETDILRPETLVGRVHAVVLTGGSAFGLAAADGVTRVLGERGIGFKTRAAAVPIVPAAVIFDLGIGSATVRPDAAMGAEACRAARTGPVEEGNVGAGTGATVGNLLGAESRMKSGLGTWSIRLGSGAAVGAIVATNAFGDVLDPRTGAILAGARDPKTGGFLDTAVRLIERPGISPGPFENTSIGVVATDAALTKAECARLAIVAHTGLARMISPSHTSVDGDTFFVLSTGTAQADRLALEAAVGVAVREAIARSVRLAKSAGGAPGLAG
- a CDS encoding quinate 5-dehydrogenase, with the protein product MKRVVSVSLGSSKRDHRVETVILDEPFVIERIGTDGDMARFAALVRELDGQVDAIGMGGIDLDLRAGNRRYRIRDAARLIRDIRRTPVVDGGGIKASWEKHLILEYLPQTAGISFAGRRVLLVSSVDRYGMAEAFTQAGAVTLFGDFYFALGVPIPMRRLVTVRILAACLLPVITRLPFQWLYPTGEKQERVTPKYPKLFEWAEVVAGDFHFIRRYMPENLSGKTILTQTITVEDRDQLTRRGARRLITAAPEMAGRSFATNVLEGIVVALAGRRTDTMTPQEIIGWLQRAGVRPRVETLTPDPPSGTGRRDAPAASGAGAAS
- a CDS encoding shikimate dehydrogenase; its protein translation is MHPLYVQQYAQKFPFTRFLPPRLVERAFRAVPPFEASRITGIESPAGARAEGWFIALPWTPRVVLEAPVDLLYRRLIQAGRIAERLGAGILGLGAFTKIVGDRGVTVARELAIGVTTGNSLTAATAVEGALAAASRMDIDPARARVAVLGATGSIGAVCCRLLAPRVAGLVLCARNSGKLEVLAARLRGEGSADVAITPDVREAVGAADIVLTVTSATDVLVEPEDLRPGAVVCDVARPRNVSRLVYERRHDVLVIDGGVIEVPGPVDFGLDFGFPRGTCEACMAETMLLALEHRYEDYTLGGDLDLDRVREIHALMHRHGFRLSGLRRFERRIADEEVDAIRRAAKSAAPRSPARL
- the greA gene encoding transcription elongation factor GreA; the encoded protein is MDEKETILTPEGLRKLEEELEFLKTVKRKEVAERIKQAKEFGDLSENSEYEDAKNDQAFTEGRILTLEGMLRNAKVINNHDVRSDVVSIGSTLKLQDESGEEWTFTIVGSPEADPAHDKISNESPVGRALLGKRKGETVTVQAPAGQVKYTIKGIRR